One genomic region from Sulfurimonas sp. encodes:
- a CDS encoding ABC transporter permease, with protein sequence MKNLYLIAYLDLKESIRAKWFVVYSLVFGGMIALFFIAGVTESQVMGFSGLSRLLLMYIQITIVILPIFILITTVRSISGDRDNHILEYMLSFPISLKQYYWGKIIGRFITVYLPVIFAMVIAIVYGSIKGASIPWDIFFLYTGLLFAMSGAFLGIAFFISSFVKSSEVALGIAFFIWIFLLAFIDIALISLMMQNRFNEELIIFIALANPMEIFRVAAISLFDPELTVMGPVAFYILDSMSQTVFVLLSIAYPLFIGLFFAFFGFKIFEKKDLV encoded by the coding sequence ATGAAAAATTTATATTTAATCGCATACTTAGACTTAAAAGAGTCTATACGAGCTAAATGGTTTGTAGTTTACTCACTGGTTTTTGGTGGCATGATTGCTCTGTTTTTTATAGCAGGAGTAACAGAGTCCCAAGTCATGGGCTTTAGTGGATTAAGCAGACTCTTATTAATGTATATACAAATCACTATTGTTATACTACCAATATTTATACTCATCACAACTGTTCGTTCTATATCAGGAGATAGAGATAATCATATACTTGAGTATATGTTATCTTTCCCTATTTCACTAAAGCAATATTATTGGGGTAAAATCATAGGTCGTTTTATTACTGTTTATCTTCCTGTTATTTTTGCTATGGTTATTGCTATTGTTTATGGTTCTATAAAAGGTGCTTCTATTCCTTGGGATATTTTCTTTTTATATACAGGCTTACTTTTTGCTATGAGTGGAGCATTTTTAGGTATCGCATTTTTTATATCATCTTTTGTAAAATCAAGTGAAGTTGCTCTTGGTATTGCTTTTTTTATATGGATATTTTTATTAGCATTTATAGATATAGCATTAATTTCACTAATGATGCAAAACAGATTTAACGAAGAACTTATTATTTTTATAGCATTAGCAAACCCTATGGAAATATTTAGGGTTGCTGCAATCTCACTATTTGACCCTGAGTTGACAGTTATGGGGCCAGTTGCTTTTTATATACTTGATTCTATGAGTCAAACAGTTTTTGTACTTCTGTCCATAGCTTATCCATTATTTATTGGTCTATTTTTTGCCTTTTTTGGGTTTAAAATTTTTGAGAAAAAAGATTTAGTTTAA
- a CDS encoding NosD domain-containing protein, whose protein sequence is MYYSNNNLIQNNIIDKSRDATFSYSNNNIISNNTFTNNRFALHLTNSHNNTIEENSYIYNSVSIMLMGAKDTKILNNSIKSTKGAAGIGVMIKGVSNLTLKNNIIKFNAKGIYIDSEATEVGMKRDIQNNEISFNKEAIRFHLVIRNNTISNNQFIGNIDDIVKSTRGYKSDSNIVEYNYWDRYSGFDKNGDNIGDKPYYIYQYADQLWHYNNKVKFFYASPIMSLLNFLSKLAPFIEPILLLQDSKPLIQEYNQPL, encoded by the coding sequence ATATACTACTCCAACAATAATCTTATACAAAACAATATAATTGATAAATCAAGAGATGCAACCTTTAGTTACTCAAATAATAATATCATTTCAAACAATACTTTTACAAACAATAGATTTGCTCTTCATCTAACTAACTCTCACAATAACACCATTGAAGAAAATAGTTATATATATAATTCTGTTTCAATAATGTTAATGGGTGCAAAAGATACAAAAATTTTAAATAATTCTATAAAAAGTACAAAAGGGGCTGCTGGAATAGGAGTTATGATAAAAGGTGTATCTAATCTTACACTTAAAAACAATATCATTAAGTTTAATGCAAAAGGTATATACATAGACTCTGAAGCAACCGAAGTAGGAATGAAAAGAGATATACAAAATAATGAAATATCTTTTAATAAAGAAGCTATCCGTTTTCATCTTGTCATAAGAAATAATACAATTTCAAATAATCAATTTATTGGAAATATTGATGATATTGTTAAAAGTACAAGGGGTTATAAATCTGATTCAAATATAGTTGAGTATAACTACTGGGATAGATATAGCGGATTTGATAAAAATGGAGATAATATCGGTGATAAACCTTACTATATTTATCAATATGCAGATCAACTTTGGCACTACAATAATAAAGTAAAGTTTTTTTATGCTTCTCCCATTATGTCCTTACTTAATTTTTTGAGTAAATTAGCTCCATTTATAGAGCCTATCTTACTTTTACAAGATTCTAAACCTTTGATTCAAGAGTATAATCAACCACTTTAG
- a CDS encoding ABC transporter ATP-binding protein has protein sequence MIKINNLTKKFASHISLDNISCEFNKNESIALMGANGAGKTTLIRCILGYYHPNAGEVLINGLNPIKQRIEVLKEISFVPQLPPPIKLSISELIHYISVSANVDKEKIIHYANEMKLDIKSNMHKSFFKLSGGMKQKLLIAISIAKKSNIIIYDEPTANLDPVARDDFYRLLKQNEDEKVLLFVTHRLEEVKDLVNRQIYMDLGKIVSDEKV, from the coding sequence ATGATAAAAATAAATAATTTAACAAAAAAGTTTGCTTCACATATCTCTCTAGATAATATTAGTTGTGAATTTAATAAAAATGAGTCTATCGCTTTGATGGGTGCTAATGGGGCAGGTAAAACTACTTTAATTCGTTGTATTTTAGGTTATTATCACCCAAATGCAGGTGAAGTTCTTATAAATGGACTAAACCCAATAAAACAAAGAATTGAAGTTTTAAAAGAGATTAGTTTTGTTCCACAACTTCCACCTCCGATAAAACTTAGCATAAGTGAACTTATACACTACATTTCAGTAAGTGCTAATGTTGATAAAGAAAAAATTATACACTATGCAAATGAGATGAAACTAGATATTAAATCAAATATGCACAAATCATTTTTTAAACTTAGTGGTGGAATGAAACAAAAATTATTAATCGCAATTTCTATCGCAAAAAAAAGTAATATTATCATTTATGATGAACCAACAGCCAACTTAGACCCTGTTGCAAGAGATGATTTTTACAGACTTTTAAAACAAAATGAAGATGAAAAAGTTTTACTTTTTGTTACTCACAGATTAGAAGAAGTAAAAGACTTAGTAAATAGACAAATATATATGGACCTTGGTAAAATAGTATCAGATGAAAAAGTATAA
- a CDS encoding nitrous oxide reductase accessory protein NosL, with protein MIKIILAIVLASSVLLSYEMNFTKETKCLVRHIEVYKDPKWVSKIELTNSKVLFFSSPKSMIEFYHQPGKWFDVGVKSEADFKNILVTDFITLKPINAKGAFYVYGANIISPAGDDLPAFSTYASAQKYSKEHNGKRIMNFKDISDALIRLLNGRI; from the coding sequence ATGATAAAAATTATATTAGCCATAGTATTAGCATCTAGTGTTTTACTCTCTTATGAGATGAATTTTACAAAAGAAACAAAATGTTTAGTAAGACATATAGAAGTCTATAAAGACCCGAAATGGGTATCAAAAATTGAACTAACTAATTCAAAAGTTCTATTTTTTTCTAGCCCTAAATCAATGATAGAGTTTTATCATCAACCTGGAAAATGGTTTGATGTTGGGGTGAAGAGTGAGGCTGACTTTAAAAATATTTTAGTTACAGACTTTATAACACTAAAACCCATAAATGCAAAAGGTGCTTTTTATGTTTATGGAGCAAATATCATATCTCCGGCTGGAGATGACTTACCTGCTTTTTCAACCTATGCATCTGCTCAGAAGTATTCTAAAGAACATAACGGAAAAAGAATCATGAACTTTAAAGATATATCTGATGCTCTTATAAGACTTTTAAATGGACGAATATAA
- the nosD gene encoding nitrous oxide reductase family maturation protein NosD, giving the protein MLCLFYFIFSSFLDANILQDAIDNAPEGSILRLPAGIYKGNISITKPLTIIGKEDGVVIDAEGKGTVITIKSSYVTIKNLRITNSGDRHENLDSAISIAEGKHCEISNCVIDDCLFGIDMQMVSNSIISNNKITSKDLDLGLRGDGLRLWYSNDNIIKNNSLVKSRDMVVWYSHGNEIVDNSGEHGRYSLHFMHAGKNIVKNNHYKFNSVGIFFMYSKDTIATGNTVRSSLGATGMGIGLKDVSNFTLKDNSIIYCAQGIYIDRSPFEPDAKNWLIGNKFLYNAEAIHFHSLSENNILKIMLF; this is encoded by the coding sequence ATTCTTTGTCTTTTTTATTTTATTTTTTCTAGCTTCTTAGATGCTAATATACTCCAAGATGCAATAGACAATGCTCCTGAAGGTTCTATCTTAAGACTTCCAGCTGGCATATACAAAGGAAATATAAGTATTACAAAACCTTTAACAATTATAGGAAAAGAAGACGGTGTGGTTATAGATGCTGAAGGAAAAGGCACTGTAATTACCATTAAAAGTTCTTATGTGACTATCAAAAACTTAAGAATCACTAATAGTGGCGATAGACATGAAAATTTGGATTCTGCAATATCTATAGCAGAAGGAAAACATTGTGAAATAAGTAATTGTGTTATTGATGATTGTCTTTTTGGTATAGATATGCAAATGGTAAGTAACTCCATCATTTCAAATAATAAAATAACTTCAAAAGATTTGGATTTAGGGCTTCGTGGAGATGGGCTAAGGCTTTGGTATTCAAATGATAATATTATAAAAAACAACTCTTTAGTGAAATCTAGAGATATGGTCGTTTGGTATTCTCATGGAAATGAAATAGTTGACAATAGTGGTGAACATGGAAGATACTCTCTACATTTTATGCACGCTGGAAAAAATATAGTAAAAAATAATCATTATAAATTTAATAGTGTTGGTATATTTTTTATGTATTCAAAAGACACTATTGCAACTGGAAATACTGTTAGAAGTTCACTTGGTGCAACAGGAATGGGCATAGGCTTAAAAGATGTTTCAAACTTTACTCTAAAAGACAACAGTATTATTTACTGTGCGCAAGGCATCTACATAGACAGATCACCTTTTGAACCAGATGCGAAAAACTGGTTAATTGGAAACAAGTTTTTATACAATGCAGAAGCTATACATTTTCATTCATTAAGTGAAAATAATATTCTTAAAATAATGTTATTTTAG
- a CDS encoding right-handed parallel beta-helix repeat-containing protein, with protein MKIFLFTLFIVTSLYSNILQVAIDNAPSGSTLKLPDGIYRGNIIINKPLTIIGKQKNAVIDGNGYKDVITITSSNVILKNLTIINSGDKMYELNSAIFINKSRNSEISNCKILNSLYGINMLMVEDSIISNNYISSKKKRDKPKRGCFKKYTTPTIILYKTI; from the coding sequence ATGAAGATATTTTTATTTACGCTATTTATTGTAACATCTTTATATTCTAATATCCTCCAAGTTGCTATAGACAATGCTCCATCTGGTTCAACTCTTAAGTTGCCAGATGGCATCTATAGGGGCAATATAATCATAAATAAACCACTCACTATAATAGGTAAACAAAAAAATGCTGTAATAGATGGAAATGGTTACAAAGATGTTATTACCATCACAAGTTCAAATGTCATACTTAAAAATTTAACTATTATAAATAGTGGTGATAAAATGTATGAACTAAACTCTGCTATTTTTATAAATAAAAGTAGAAATTCTGAAATAAGCAACTGCAAAATTCTAAATTCTCTTTATGGAATAAATATGCTAATGGTTGAAGATTCTATAATATCAAATAACTATATTTCCTCAAAGAAAAAAAGAGATAAGCCAAAGAGGGGATGCTTTAAAAAATATACTACTCCAACAATAATCTTATACAAAACAATATAA
- a CDS encoding 4Fe-4S dicluster domain-containing protein, translated as MAKLQTDRRKFVKYSTLGVLGLVLGGGMLFSPYPLQAENRLRPPGAVSEKEFLALCIKCGQCLQVCPYHSIELADFGKGHGVGTPFIDANVRGCYACEAVPCVLACPTGALNHDCEKAEDIHMGIAVLEFPDTCIAMTNTPIPSGYNNKMHKFHNSVNNLTEYEEKMIEKFDEFEGKQCTLCADMCPIPNPMNAISMINDGNGKRPEIYDGCIGCGVCQEVCPTTIPSIVVKPRVTYEQYYEKRT; from the coding sequence ATGGCAAAACTACAAACAGACAGAAGAAAGTTTGTTAAATATTCTACGCTCGGAGTATTGGGGCTTGTTTTAGGTGGGGGGATGTTGTTTTCTCCTTATCCACTTCAAGCAGAAAATAGACTTCGACCTCCTGGAGCTGTAAGTGAAAAAGAATTTTTAGCACTTTGTATTAAATGTGGTCAATGTCTTCAAGTATGTCCTTACCATTCCATAGAACTAGCGGACTTTGGTAAAGGTCATGGTGTTGGGACTCCATTTATAGATGCTAATGTTAGAGGTTGTTATGCTTGTGAAGCTGTTCCATGTGTTCTAGCTTGTCCAACTGGAGCGTTAAACCATGATTGTGAAAAAGCAGAAGATATACATATGGGCATAGCTGTTTTAGAGTTTCCAGATACCTGTATAGCAATGACAAACACCCCTATTCCATCTGGCTATAATAATAAAATGCATAAGTTTCATAACTCTGTAAATAATCTAACAGAGTATGAAGAAAAAATGATTGAAAAGTTTGATGAGTTTGAAGGGAAACAGTGTACACTTTGTGCAGATATGTGCCCCATTCCAAATCCAATGAATGCTATTTCTATGATTAACGATGGAAATGGAAAACGCCCAGAAATTTATGACGGTTGTATAGGTTGTGGAGTTTGTCAAGAAGTATGTCCAACAACCATACCTTCAATTGTTGTAAAACCAAGAGTTACATATGAACAATACTACGAAAAAAGAACTTAG
- a CDS encoding PAS domain-containing protein, translated as MDEYKMNKPTPLDIEILLDSKRYIVSETDENGKITFCNDYFIEVSGYSKEELIGKPHNIVRHPDMPSVVFKLLWQTISSGNNINAVVKNLAKDGRYYWIFTEFEIRKDTDTGKIIGYHASRKSISKHVIEIIADLYKKLLEIEKNDSIESSEKYLINFLKEKGDDIEFSNIMEEIHHFY; from the coding sequence ATGGACGAATATAAGATGAATAAACCAACTCCACTTGATATTGAAATTCTTTTAGATTCTAAAAGATATATTGTTAGTGAAACAGATGAAAATGGTAAAATTACATTTTGCAATGATTACTTCATTGAAGTATCTGGTTATTCTAAAGAAGAACTTATTGGAAAACCTCATAATATTGTAAGACATCCCGACATGCCAAGTGTTGTTTTTAAGCTTCTTTGGCAAACAATATCATCTGGCAATAATATAAATGCTGTTGTAAAAAACTTGGCTAAAGATGGAAGATACTACTGGATATTTACAGAATTCGAAATTAGAAAAGATACTGATACAGGCAAAATTATCGGTTACCATGCTTCAAGAAAAAGTATCTCTAAACATGTTATAGAGATTATTGCTGATTTATATAAAAAACTTTTAGAAATAGAAAAAAATGATAGTATTGAATCTAGTGAAAAATATTTAATAAATTTTTTAAAAGAAAAAGGCGATGATATTGAATTCTCAAATATCATGGAAGAGATTCATCACTTTTACTAA
- a CDS encoding Crp/Fnr family transcriptional regulator, producing MSLKNTLNSLEFFKTLNEKDIDLLCSISTIQSLNANYILHYEKQKSSSLLFLVEGLAKAYKIDKHSNEIFLYYIYEKSLLSDITDINNKDITAYSNIELVENSTILSIEYNQFKNLFLQKNLLCLELLQEVAIKSQKLDSLVNREFIFDAVQKVAQMLESDLEMFNKLKRHDISLILHIQPATLSRVLNRLKRNNIIDIIQGKVNILNKDELKEIGND from the coding sequence GTGTCACTTAAAAATACTCTAAACTCTTTAGAATTTTTTAAAACTCTTAATGAAAAAGATATTGACTTATTATGCTCGATTTCTACTATCCAGTCATTAAATGCCAATTATATACTTCATTATGAAAAACAAAAAAGCAGTTCCTTACTCTTTTTAGTAGAGGGTCTTGCAAAAGCATATAAAATAGATAAACATTCAAATGAAATATTTTTATATTATATTTATGAGAAATCTCTTCTTTCTGATATAACTGATATAAATAACAAAGATATAACTGCTTATTCAAATATCGAACTTGTTGAAAATTCTACAATACTAAGTATTGAGTACAATCAATTTAAAAATCTTTTTTTACAAAAAAACCTTTTATGCCTAGAACTACTACAAGAGGTTGCTATCAAGTCACAAAAATTAGACTCTTTAGTTAATCGTGAATTTATTTTTGATGCAGTACAAAAAGTTGCACAAATGCTTGAATCTGACTTAGAAATGTTCAATAAGCTAAAACGACATGATATTTCACTAATATTACATATTCAACCTGCAACGCTATCTCGTGTTTTAAATAGACTAAAGAGAAATAATATTATCGATATAATACAAGGCAAAGTAAATATACTAAATAAAGATGAACTTAAGGAGATAGGAAATGACTAA
- the nosZ gene encoding Sec-dependent nitrous-oxide reductase, translating into MSKTFNKLTSLLVGTALAATVASAGGGELQKVMKARGLTENDVIRAAKTYLPTGGRDEFLVFSSGGQSGQIIVYGVPSMKILKYIAVFTPEPWQGYGFDEDSLKVLREGNIRGREINWGDTHHPALSEIDGKYDGRWLAINDKANPRIAIIDLEDFETKQITVNPVFKSAHGGAFFTQNSEYIIEAAQYAAPFDNSYHPIEEYKESYRGGVTMWKFNHKKGRIIPKDSFTIEMPPYMQDLSDAGKGVSHGWGFTNSFNTEMYTGGIEVGMPPNEAGMSRYDTDFLHVYNWKKLAKLAKNKKNYKKVNGMKIIPMSVAVANNALFLIPEPKSPHGVDVSPDGEYITVCGKLDTHASVFKWSKIKKLIKNKKYVGKDPYGIPILDMKSSLHGQIELGLGPLHNQYSNVKGEIYTSLYVDSQIVKWNYLTLKVLDKENVHYNVGHLCGMEGKSADPQGKYIISLNKLAIDRFQNVGPLHPQNHQLIDISGKTMDLLYDMPIPLGEPHQAVAIRVEKLHPLVRYPMGTNSKTGKIHKGKTLAGQEKIVRKGNVVTVYGTMVRSHINPERITVNKGDTVIMHLTNLERAQDETHGFTVDHFDVHMSLEPGETATIKFVADIEGVFPYYCTEFCSALHLEMMGYLMVKDPKKTYVSAKKLKMKTMTTAELKAEYKKTIAVNDATDAVIQSVVAFLKENKFGEHKVVADLVTDAFDQYGQIPAQKKLADAEYKKGNIEKAILFENMIWQLMVKTADVGIRAKDTLVSLIATKKSNSALRGERAFDEGGCSGCHVIGKVSSGPDLTGVLLRHENGEKWVSNFIMNPEKMMHDPYVKAMIDVYNLKMPNQHMNKKETKDIIEYLKWIDVNANLF; encoded by the coding sequence ATGAGCAAAACTTTTAATAAGCTTACTTCACTTCTTGTAGGAACTGCATTAGCTGCAACAGTTGCATCTGCTGGTGGTGGTGAACTACAAAAAGTTATGAAGGCTAGAGGCTTAACGGAAAACGATGTTATCCGAGCTGCTAAAACTTATCTACCTACTGGTGGAAGAGATGAGTTTTTAGTATTTAGTTCTGGTGGACAAAGTGGACAAATAATAGTTTACGGTGTTCCATCTATGAAAATATTAAAATACATCGCTGTATTTACACCTGAACCTTGGCAAGGTTATGGATTTGATGAAGATTCATTAAAAGTGTTAAGAGAAGGTAATATTCGTGGTCGTGAAATAAATTGGGGAGATACTCATCACCCTGCACTATCTGAAATAGATGGTAAATATGATGGTAGATGGTTAGCTATAAATGATAAAGCCAACCCTCGTATCGCTATTATTGATTTAGAAGATTTTGAAACTAAACAAATTACTGTTAATCCAGTATTTAAATCAGCTCACGGTGGTGCTTTCTTTACTCAAAATAGTGAGTATATTATTGAAGCTGCACAATATGCTGCTCCATTTGATAATAGCTATCACCCAATAGAAGAGTATAAAGAATCATACCGTGGTGGTGTGACAATGTGGAAATTCAACCATAAAAAGGGTAGAATTATTCCTAAAGACTCATTCACTATTGAAATGCCTCCATATATGCAAGATTTAAGTGACGCTGGTAAAGGTGTTAGTCATGGTTGGGGTTTTACAAACTCATTTAACACTGAAATGTATACTGGTGGAATCGAAGTTGGTATGCCACCAAATGAAGCTGGTATGAGTAGATATGATACTGACTTCTTACATGTTTATAACTGGAAAAAATTAGCAAAACTTGCTAAAAACAAGAAAAACTATAAAAAAGTTAATGGAATGAAAATTATTCCTATGAGTGTTGCTGTTGCGAATAATGCTCTATTCTTAATTCCAGAACCTAAATCACCTCACGGTGTTGATGTTTCTCCTGATGGTGAATATATCACAGTTTGTGGTAAGTTAGACACTCACGCTTCTGTTTTTAAATGGAGTAAGATCAAAAAACTTATCAAAAACAAAAAATATGTTGGTAAAGACCCGTATGGTATTCCTATCTTAGATATGAAATCATCTCTACATGGTCAAATAGAATTAGGACTTGGGCCTTTACATAATCAATATTCAAATGTAAAAGGTGAGATTTATACCTCTCTTTATGTTGATTCACAAATTGTTAAATGGAACTATTTAACTCTAAAAGTTCTTGACAAAGAAAATGTTCATTATAATGTTGGACACCTTTGTGGTATGGAAGGAAAATCTGCTGACCCACAAGGTAAGTATATTATCTCTCTTAATAAACTTGCGATTGATAGATTCCAAAATGTTGGTCCTCTACACCCACAAAATCATCAGTTAATTGATATTAGTGGTAAAACAATGGATTTACTTTATGATATGCCAATCCCTTTAGGTGAACCTCACCAAGCGGTAGCTATTAGAGTTGAAAAGTTACATCCTCTTGTAAGATACCCAATGGGTACAAACTCTAAAACTGGTAAGATTCATAAAGGAAAAACTCTTGCTGGTCAAGAAAAAATTGTAAGAAAAGGTAATGTAGTAACTGTTTATGGAACTATGGTTAGATCTCACATCAATCCAGAAAGAATTACAGTTAACAAAGGTGATACAGTAATTATGCACCTTACAAACCTTGAACGTGCTCAAGATGAAACTCATGGTTTTACAGTTGACCACTTTGATGTACACATGTCATTAGAGCCAGGTGAAACTGCAACTATTAAGTTTGTCGCTGATATTGAGGGAGTATTTCCTTACTATTGTACAGAATTTTGTTCTGCGCTTCACTTAGAAATGATGGGTTACCTAATGGTTAAAGACCCTAAGAAAACATATGTTTCTGCTAAAAAACTTAAAATGAAAACTATGACTACTGCTGAGTTAAAAGCTGAATACAAAAAAACTATTGCAGTTAATGATGCTACTGACGCTGTAATCCAATCAGTTGTTGCTTTCTTAAAAGAAAACAAATTTGGTGAGCATAAAGTTGTTGCTGACCTTGTAACTGATGCATTTGACCAATATGGACAAATCCCAGCACAGAAAAAACTAGCTGATGCTGAATACAAAAAAGGTAATATTGAAAAAGCTATCCTTTTTGAAAATATGATTTGGCAACTAATGGTTAAAACAGCAGATGTTGGAATCAGAGCAAAAGATACACTAGTTAGTTTAATAGCTACTAAAAAAAGCAACTCAGCTCTTAGAGGCGAAAGAGCATTTGACGAAGGCGGATGTTCAGGTTGTCATGTTATTGGTAAAGTATCTTCAGGTCCAGACCTTACAGGTGTACTTTTAAGACATGAAAATGGCGAAAAATGGGTAAGTAATTTTATTATGAATCCAGAAAAAATGATGCACGATCCATATGTTAAAGCAATGATAGATGTATATAATCTAAAAATGCCTAATCAACATATGAATAAAAAAGAAACTAAAGATATCATCGAATACCTTAAATGGATAGATGTAAATGCAAACTTATTTTAA
- a CDS encoding NapH/MauN family ferredoxin-type protein — MDKYNNKETIKNTSFWSTFFDVTKDGKSKFSYRMKRWILVIGIHLLFFLSFFIDLQILEGTLSGSRFLGFHMIDPYMTMEVFLATFHMPINIIIGTTTIVIVYLLVGGRSYCSWVCPYGILSEIGEKWHNTLVNKKIIKSRKFDNRVRHIFWAIFLILSFTSGFIVFETINVVGILSRMMAYGWSLALIWVLVVFLMEVFFSRRAWCTYICPIGTTYGYIGKVSALRIEWNDSCDSCMVCHDVCFEPQVLEITKAKYKKQIDEKDITNAYITGADCTLCGRCVDVCHEDALKFDFRLKSLV, encoded by the coding sequence ATGGATAAGTATAATAATAAAGAAACTATAAAAAATACCTCTTTTTGGTCTACATTTTTTGATGTAACTAAAGATGGAAAATCAAAATTCAGTTACAGAATGAAAAGATGGATTCTTGTTATTGGTATTCATCTTCTGTTTTTCTTATCATTTTTTATCGATTTACAAATTCTTGAGGGAACACTTAGTGGTTCTAGGTTCTTAGGTTTTCACATGATTGACCCATATATGACAATGGAAGTATTTTTAGCAACTTTTCATATGCCTATAAATATCATCATTGGAACAACAACTATTGTAATTGTTTATCTTTTAGTTGGTGGTAGAAGTTACTGTTCTTGGGTTTGTCCTTATGGCATACTTAGTGAAATTGGTGAAAAATGGCACAATACTTTAGTAAATAAAAAAATCATTAAAAGTAGAAAATTTGACAATCGGGTTAGACATATTTTTTGGGCAATATTTTTAATTTTATCTTTTACAAGTGGATTTATTGTGTTTGAAACCATAAATGTTGTTGGAATTTTGAGCAGAATGATGGCTTATGGTTGGAGTTTAGCACTTATTTGGGTTCTTGTAGTATTTTTAATGGAAGTTTTCTTCTCTCGTCGTGCTTGGTGTACATACATTTGTCCTATTGGAACTACTTATGGATATATCGGTAAGGTTTCTGCTCTAAGAATAGAGTGGAATGACAGCTGCGATAGTTGCATGGTTTGTCATGATGTATGTTTTGAACCGCAAGTCTTAGAAATAACTAAAGCTAAGTATAAAAAACAAATAGATGAAAAAGATATAACAAATGCCTATATAACAGGTGCGGACTGTACACTATGTGGAAGATGTGTTGATGTTTGCCACGAAGATGCACTTAAATTTGATTTTAGATTAAAAAGTTTGGTATAA
- a CDS encoding c-type cytochrome: protein MKNIIVGFLTLIIVALAVFTAMDDPVYHGGNHAKVIKDFGDIDNGFTKVEEKSNREKENDALSALRDKAGNVGGFKVSREYKSRCSACHGVNGSGFQNGKAMMGPKLFGQSEEKLYKDLSDFKAGRKQNIIMKGLLIRLQDEDLRILAKEIGEFPARAKELKK from the coding sequence ATGAAAAATATAATTGTAGGATTTTTAACACTTATCATCGTTGCACTGGCTGTGTTTACTGCTATGGATGACCCTGTTTATCATGGTGGAAATCATGCTAAAGTTATTAAAGATTTTGGAGATATAGATAATGGTTTTACTAAAGTAGAAGAAAAATCTAATAGAGAAAAAGAAAATGACGCATTAAGTGCTCTTAGAGATAAGGCTGGAAATGTGGGTGGATTTAAAGTTAGTAGAGAGTATAAAAGTAGATGTTCTGCTTGTCATGGGGTAAATGGCTCAGGTTTTCAAAACGGTAAAGCTATGATGGGACCTAAACTTTTTGGACAAAGTGAAGAAAAACTTTATAAAGATTTATCAGATTTTAAAGCTGGAAGAAAACAAAATATTATAATGAAAGGCCTTCTTATCAGACTACAAGATGAAGATTTAAGAATATTAGCAAAAGAAATCGGGGAATTTCCAGCAAGAGCCAAAGAGCTAAAGAAGTAA